A single genomic interval of Psychroserpens sp. NJDZ02 harbors:
- a CDS encoding cytochrome c oxidase subunit II, translating to MTTLLSILVLVFIFVAIWQMVKIFDLTQVGKENENNQVANDNDNRVNGYLMIGFLIFIYAITIVCFVKWGDLPLTSNSASEHGPGVDSLMIISMVVIFFVQTVTQFLLHYFAFKYKGEKGKKALFYADNNKLEAIWTIMPVIVLAGLIIQGLFTWTSIMNVDEEADPMVIELYAQQFNWKARYSGPDNALGKANVRLIDINRANELGVDEADPNAQDDVIVKELHLIVGQPIVFKMRSQDVLHSAYMPHFRAQMNCVPGMITQFGFTPTVTTAAMRETEEMKEKVANINKIRADKSKALIAKGEEGLEPYEFDYLLLCNKICGTSHYNMQMKIIVETQEEYDAWMGEQKLFVDSLVKN from the coding sequence ATGACGACTTTATTATCAATTTTAGTTTTAGTATTTATTTTCGTTGCAATCTGGCAAATGGTAAAAATCTTTGATTTGACCCAAGTTGGAAAGGAAAACGAGAATAATCAAGTTGCAAACGATAACGATAACCGTGTTAATGGGTATTTAATGATAGGTTTTTTAATCTTCATTTATGCTATTACAATTGTATGTTTCGTTAAGTGGGGAGATTTACCTTTAACGTCTAACTCGGCTTCAGAGCATGGACCAGGTGTTGATAGCTTAATGATCATTTCTATGGTTGTTATCTTTTTCGTACAAACTGTAACTCAATTTTTACTACATTACTTTGCGTTTAAATACAAAGGTGAAAAAGGGAAGAAGGCATTATTTTATGCTGATAACAACAAGCTAGAGGCTATTTGGACAATCATGCCAGTAATCGTTTTAGCAGGATTGATTATACAAGGTTTATTTACTTGGACTAGTATAATGAATGTTGATGAAGAGGCTGATCCAATGGTGATCGAGTTGTATGCACAACAGTTTAACTGGAAAGCGAGATACTCAGGACCAGATAATGCCTTAGGAAAAGCTAATGTTAGATTAATTGATATTAATAGAGCTAACGAATTGGGGGTTGATGAAGCTGATCCAAATGCACAAGATGATGTTATTGTAAAAGAATTACATTTAATTGTAGGGCAGCCAATAGTATTTAAAATGCGTTCTCAAGATGTCTTACACTCTGCTTATATGCCTCACTTTAGAGCGCAAATGAACTGTGTCCCTGGTATGATTACTCAATTTGGTTTTACGCCGACAGTGACTACTGCAGCGATGCGTGAGACAGAGGAAATGAAGGAGAAAGTAGCAAACATTAATAAAATCAGAGCAGATAAGAGTAAAGCTTTAATTGCTAAAGGCGAAGAAGGTTTAGAACCTTATGAGTTTGATTACTTATTGTTATGTAACAAAATCTGTGGTACTTCTCACTATAACATGCAAATGAAAATTATAGTAGAAACACAAGAGGAGTATGATGCTTGGATGGGTGAACAAAAGTTATTTGTTGATTCACTAGTAAAAAATTAA
- a CDS encoding quinol:cytochrome C oxidoreductase, with amino-acid sequence MYTFSNRLKIVSLVLIIVGAILWGTGYYTAHHVSQDDVKIMLAEEASHGGHGGGHAAVADTHATEEAHHDGEHADTAHAVTGHAEDTHATDHGDAHAEHVMHQIHNRPYSALYIAAFFFMMIALGALAFYAIQQAAQAGWSPLLFRVMEGITYYLLPGALIVVAIAVISGDHIFVWMNPDMVNPESADYDKLVAGKSDWLNIPWFVIRALIFIGGWSLYRYFSRKFSLAQDAAPEGDTRNFIKTFRISAAFLVFFLYTESMMSWDWIMSVDPHWFSTLFGWYVLAGMLVCAVTVIAMITIYLKSKGLLPNVNDSHIHDLAKFMFGFSIFWTYLWFSQFMLIWYSNIPEEVTYFITRIEDYNLPFFGMVAMNFLFPLLLLMNSDYKRVPWFVIMAGVVILAGHYIDIFNMIMPATVGDRWFIGMPEIGAILLFAGLFMLIVFYAISKQSLLPKGNPFIKESENFHY; translated from the coding sequence ATGTACACATTTTCAAATAGACTAAAAATAGTATCACTTGTCCTAATTATTGTAGGAGCGATATTATGGGGAACAGGTTATTATACAGCACATCATGTATCACAGGATGATGTCAAAATCATGTTAGCAGAAGAAGCTAGTCATGGTGGACATGGTGGTGGTCACGCAGCTGTAGCAGATACACATGCTACGGAAGAAGCTCATCACGATGGTGAACATGCTGATACTGCACATGCGGTCACGGGTCACGCTGAAGATACACATGCTACGGATCACGGTGATGCACATGCAGAACACGTGATGCACCAAATTCATAATAGACCATATTCTGCACTGTATATAGCAGCATTCTTTTTTATGATGATTGCTTTAGGTGCTTTAGCATTTTACGCTATTCAACAAGCGGCCCAAGCTGGTTGGTCGCCATTGTTATTTAGAGTAATGGAAGGAATTACATATTATTTATTACCAGGGGCTTTAATTGTAGTAGCTATTGCGGTTATTTCTGGAGATCACATTTTTGTTTGGATGAATCCTGATATGGTGAATCCAGAAAGTGCAGATTACGATAAGTTAGTTGCTGGTAAATCGGATTGGTTGAATATACCTTGGTTTGTTATAAGAGCATTAATTTTTATTGGAGGTTGGTCTTTATACAGATACTTCTCACGTAAATTCTCTTTAGCCCAGGATGCAGCACCTGAAGGAGATACACGTAACTTTATAAAAACATTTCGTATATCAGCAGCATTTTTAGTGTTCTTTTTATATACAGAATCTATGATGTCTTGGGATTGGATTATGAGTGTAGACCCACACTGGTTCTCTACGTTGTTTGGTTGGTATGTCTTAGCAGGTATGTTAGTTTGTGCAGTGACAGTTATTGCAATGATTACAATATACTTAAAGTCTAAAGGTTTATTACCAAATGTTAATGATAGTCATATTCATGATTTAGCTAAATTCATGTTCGGATTTAGTATTTTCTGGACTTACTTATGGTTCTCTCAATTCATGTTAATCTGGTATTCAAATATTCCAGAAGAAGTAACATACTTTATTACAAGAATTGAAGATTATAATTTACCATTCTTTGGTATGGTGGCAATGAATTTCTTATTCCCATTATTACTATTAATGAATAGTGACTATAAGCGTGTACCTTGGTTCGTTATTATGGCAGGAGTTGTTATATTAGCAGGACACTACATAGATATTTTCAATATGATTATGCCAGCTACAGTTGGAGATAGATGGTTTATAGGTATGCCTGAGATCGGTGCTATTTTATTATTTGCAGGTTTATTTATGCTAATAGTATTTTATGCGATTTCGAAACAATCTTTACTACCTAAAGGAAATCCTTTCATTAAAGAAAGTGAAAATTTCCATTATTAA
- a CDS encoding cbb3-type cytochrome c oxidase subunit I yields MSAQVEEHGHDDHGHHHKETFITKYIFSTDHKMIAKQYLITGLIMGIIGVAMSIMMRMQIAWPEESNPIFEALLGKWAPDGVMSADIYLALVTIHGTIMVFFVLTAGLSGTFSNLLIPLQIGARDMASGFLNMVSYWLFFVSSVIMVCSFFVEAGPAAAGWTIYPPLSALPMAQGGSGLGMTMWLVSMAIFIASSLMGSLNYVVTVINLRTKGMSMTRLPLTIWTFFVTAIIGIISFPVLLSAALLLIMDRSFGTSFFLSDIFIQGEVLHYQGGSPVLFEHLFWFLGHPEVYIVLLPALGITSEIIATNSRKPIFGYRAMIASVIAIAFLSTIVWGHHMFISGMNPFLGSVFTFTTLLIAIPSAVKSFNYITTLWKGNLQMNPAMLFSIGLVSTFITGGLTGIILGDSALDINVHDTYFVIAHFHLVMGISALYGFFAGVYHWFPKMFGRMLNKNLGYVHFWVTAVCAYGVFFPMHFIGMAGLPRRYYTNTNFPLFDDLASVNVVITLFAIVGAIFQLVFIYNFFSSIFYGKKAEQNPWRSNTLEWTTPVEHVHGNWPGAIPHVYRWSYDYSKPGHDEDFVPQNVPLKEGEEELQH; encoded by the coding sequence ATGTCAGCACAGGTAGAAGAACATGGACATGACGATCATGGTCACCATCATAAAGAAACATTCATAACTAAATATATATTTAGTACTGATCATAAAATGATTGCTAAACAGTATTTAATTACTGGTCTTATAATGGGAATTATAGGAGTAGCAATGTCAATCATGATGCGTATGCAAATTGCTTGGCCTGAGGAGTCAAATCCTATTTTTGAGGCATTATTAGGTAAATGGGCACCAGATGGTGTAATGAGTGCGGATATCTATCTAGCGTTAGTTACAATACATGGTACTATCATGGTTTTCTTTGTACTTACAGCAGGTTTAAGTGGTACTTTTAGTAACTTATTAATTCCATTGCAAATTGGAGCTAGAGATATGGCGTCAGGTTTTTTAAACATGGTATCGTATTGGTTGTTTTTTGTTTCAAGTGTAATTATGGTTTGTTCTTTCTTTGTGGAAGCAGGTCCAGCAGCTGCTGGATGGACAATTTATCCTCCACTTAGTGCGTTACCAATGGCTCAAGGAGGTTCAGGATTAGGTATGACGATGTGGTTAGTTTCTATGGCTATTTTTATTGCATCTTCGTTAATGGGATCTTTAAATTACGTGGTGACAGTAATTAACTTACGTACAAAAGGAATGTCTATGACTAGACTACCTTTAACTATTTGGACATTTTTTGTAACTGCTATTATCGGTATTATATCTTTCCCAGTGTTATTATCTGCGGCATTGTTATTAATAATGGATAGAAGTTTTGGAACATCATTCTTTTTATCTGATATATTCATTCAAGGAGAAGTTTTACATTACCAAGGAGGATCTCCAGTTTTATTTGAGCACTTATTTTGGTTCTTAGGTCACCCAGAAGTCTATATTGTATTATTACCAGCTTTAGGTATAACATCAGAGATTATTGCAACTAATTCACGTAAGCCAATATTTGGATACCGTGCAATGATTGCGTCTGTTATAGCCATTGCATTTTTATCTACAATTGTTTGGGGTCACCATATGTTTATCTCAGGTATGAATCCATTTTTAGGATCTGTATTTACTTTTACAACATTGTTAATTGCAATTCCATCAGCGGTAAAATCGTTTAACTATATAACCACACTATGGAAAGGTAACTTACAGATGAATCCAGCTATGCTATTCTCTATAGGTTTAGTATCTACGTTCATTACTGGTGGTTTAACGGGTATTATTTTAGGAGATAGTGCATTAGATATTAATGTACATGATACTTATTTTGTTATTGCTCACTTTCACTTAGTGATGGGTATATCGGCATTATATGGTTTCTTTGCAGGGGTGTATCATTGGTTCCCTAAAATGTTTGGTCGTATGCTAAACAAAAACTTAGGGTATGTTCACTTTTGGGTAACCGCAGTGTGTGCTTATGGAGTATTTTTCCCAATGCACTTCATCGGTATGGCAGGTTTACCAAGACGTTATTATACTAACACTAACTTCCCATTATTTGATGATTTAGCAAGTGTTAACGTTGTCATTACATTATTTGCTATTGTAGGAGCTATTTTCCAATTGGTGTTTATTTATAATTTCTTTTCAAGTATATTTTACGGTAAGAAAGCAGAACAAAATCCATGGAGATCTAATACTTTAGAATGGACTACACCAGTAGAGCATGTTCACGGAAACTGGCCAGGTGCTATTCCTCATGTTTACAGATGGTCTTATGACTACAGTAAGCCAGGACATGATGAAGATTTTGTTCCGCAAAACGTACCTTTAAAAGAAGGTGAAGAAGAATTACAACACTAA